The Solibacillus sp. FSL R7-0682 genome includes a window with the following:
- a CDS encoding M42 family metallopeptidase encodes MTKLDPTLQMFKELTDANGIPGNERAPREVMKKHIAPYADEIETDNLGSLIAKKVGDENGPKIMVAGHLDEVGFMVTRIDDKGFIFFQTVGGWWGQVMLAQRVTITTRKGEEIIGVIGSKPPHILPAEVRNKPVDVKAMFVDIGATSKEEAMEWGVRPGDMITPYFEFNVMKNEKHLLAKAWDNRIGCAIAIDVLKALKDEKHPNVVYGVGNVQEEIGLRGAKTSTYKVQPDIGFSVDVGVAGDTPGVTPKESTSKMGAGPQIVVYDASMVSHTGLREFVLDVAEEAGIPYQFEAMAGGGTDAGSIHITANGVPSLAIGVATRYIHSHAGILHRDDYDNAVKLIVEVIKRLDRDAVNKITFE; translated from the coding sequence ATGACAAAGCTTGATCCAACATTACAAATGTTTAAAGAATTAACAGATGCGAATGGTATTCCCGGGAACGAACGTGCGCCTCGTGAAGTAATGAAAAAACATATTGCACCATATGCAGATGAAATTGAAACAGATAATTTAGGCAGCTTAATTGCGAAAAAAGTGGGCGATGAAAACGGTCCGAAAATTATGGTTGCTGGTCACTTAGATGAAGTAGGCTTCATGGTGACACGTATTGATGATAAAGGTTTCATCTTCTTCCAAACTGTAGGCGGCTGGTGGGGTCAAGTTATGCTTGCACAGCGCGTAACGATTACAACACGTAAAGGCGAGGAAATTATTGGGGTAATCGGTTCAAAACCACCTCACATTTTACCAGCTGAAGTAAGAAATAAACCAGTTGACGTTAAAGCAATGTTCGTTGATATCGGCGCAACTTCAAAAGAAGAGGCAATGGAATGGGGCGTACGTCCTGGTGATATGATTACACCATATTTTGAATTTAACGTCATGAAAAACGAAAAACACTTATTAGCAAAAGCGTGGGATAACCGTATTGGGTGTGCTATTGCGATTGATGTATTAAAAGCATTAAAAGATGAAAAGCACCCGAACGTTGTATATGGTGTTGGTAACGTTCAAGAAGAAATCGGCTTACGTGGTGCGAAAACTTCTACATACAAAGTACAGCCTGATATTGGTTTCTCAGTTGACGTTGGTGTAGCTGGAGATACGCCAGGAGTAACACCAAAAGAATCTACTTCAAAAATGGGTGCAGGCCCTCAAATCGTAGTTTATGATGCATCGATGGTATCGCACACAGGCTTACGTGAATTTGTGCTTGATGTAGCAGAAGAAGCAGGCATCCCGTACCAATTCGAAGCGATGGCTGGCGGTGGAACAGACGCAGGTTCTATCCATATCACAGCAAATGGTGTGCCATCACTTGCAATCGGTGTAGCAACACGTTATATTCACTCACACGCAGGCATCCTGCACCGTGATGACTATGACAATGCGGTCAAATTAATTGTTGAAGTAATTAAACGTTTAGACCGTGATGCAGTAAATAAAATTACGTTTGAATAA
- a CDS encoding LysR family transcriptional regulator: MDIEALKAFRAVVELGTISHAAESLNYSQSNVTMKIAKLEEQLQTKLLHRHNRGCQLTVKGKELYEYALQIFMMVEQAENAMQDEHAPRGSLQIGSIETTAAIHLPNVLMQYHRSCPDVALHVRTQPTAKLVEQVLHYQLDGAFISGPLEHSLVGKRVVLNEELVFIFAKGKKPVLENATILVFRSGCSYRFQFEKYLREESIKTYQIMEMGSLEAILGCVQVGLGVTLLPKSVFERYTRYFNLEYETLPQSYNEIPTEFIYRKDNPSVALRYFLNMLVKG, translated from the coding sequence ATGGATATTGAAGCATTAAAAGCATTTCGAGCTGTAGTAGAACTTGGAACTATTTCACATGCAGCGGAGAGTCTAAATTATTCGCAATCTAATGTAACAATGAAAATAGCTAAACTAGAAGAACAGCTACAAACAAAACTATTACATCGACATAATCGTGGTTGTCAATTAACTGTGAAAGGGAAAGAATTGTACGAGTATGCACTTCAAATTTTTATGATGGTTGAACAAGCAGAAAATGCCATGCAAGATGAACATGCACCAAGAGGTTCCTTACAAATCGGTTCTATCGAAACAACAGCAGCTATTCATTTACCAAATGTCTTAATGCAATACCATCGAAGTTGCCCTGATGTAGCCTTACATGTCCGTACTCAACCAACAGCTAAGTTAGTTGAACAAGTATTACATTATCAACTTGATGGGGCGTTTATTTCAGGTCCATTAGAACATAGTTTAGTAGGGAAACGTGTCGTGTTGAATGAAGAGCTTGTTTTTATTTTTGCAAAGGGAAAAAAACCTGTATTAGAAAATGCAACAATATTAGTATTTCGATCAGGTTGTTCTTATCGTTTTCAATTTGAAAAGTATTTAAGAGAAGAAAGCATAAAAACATATCAAATAATGGAAATGGGTTCACTTGAAGCAATATTAGGTTGCGTTCAAGTAGGATTAGGAGTTACTTTATTACCAAAGTCAGTTTTTGAGCGATATACACGTTACTTTAATTTGGAATATGAAACACTTCCGCAAAGCTATAATGAAATTCCGACAGAATTTATTTATAGAAAAGATAACCCATCCGTTGCATTGCGCTATTTTTTAAATATGCTTGTAAAAGGTTAA